One stretch of Armigeres subalbatus isolate Guangzhou_Male chromosome 2, GZ_Asu_2, whole genome shotgun sequence DNA includes these proteins:
- the LOC134216514 gene encoding transcription factor Adf-1-like encodes MRAYKNNNIRNKLWDQLASTLNMDVKSITTRWRSLRDRYVKEMKIADLHHRSGAEAIDEDVEQWELMEHMSFLKDHVCPRKTTSNYVDTNAASSSQHTDFHEMVEEHLEEQQQTTEAPLQTPSSTRKRKADEIDHKMSSLLDRYIANADGKHTAFGQLVAHKLSYFSTEIANRVEAQILNVIYSATEEYRAEVTEKD; translated from the exons ATGAGAGCATATAAAAATAACAACATAAGAAATAAGTTGTGGGATCAACTTGCATCTACACTCAATATGGATG TAAAATCAATAACTACGCGATGGAGATCCTTGAGGGATCGTTACGTGAAAGAGATGAAAATAGCGGACCTACATCATAGATCAGGAGCAGAAGCCATTGACGAGGATGTAGAACAGTGGGAACTTATGGAACATATGTCTTTTCTAAAAGATCATGTTTGCCCTAGGAA AACAACGTCTAATTATGTTGATACTAATGCCGCAAGCTCAAGTCAGCATactgattttcatgaaatggtCGAAGAACATTTGGAGGAACAGCAACAGACTACAGAAGCTCCTTTGCAAACACCTTCATCCACGAGGAAGCGTAAAGCAGACGAAATTGACCATAAAATGTCTTCATTATTAGACAGATATATTGCGAATGCCGATGGAAAGCACACAGCATTCGGTCAACTTGTAGCACACAAGTTGTCATACttttcaacagaaattgcaAACAGAGTGGAAGCGCAAATATTAAATGTCATTTACTCTGCTACTGAGGAGTATCGAGCTGAAGTAACGGAAAAGGACTGA